From a region of the Triticum aestivum cultivar Chinese Spring chromosome 7D, IWGSC CS RefSeq v2.1, whole genome shotgun sequence genome:
- the LOC123164363 gene encoding uncharacterized protein isoform X5 — translation MAGAGEDDAAPPPPSPDRQQPMEEAAAAAKRSRSENHHGLADGPSFRMEDLPASLELPLRPQGMFMHLRHMTCKIIVLARDVNDYNGVLQLAHWLDSAPRLETLDLHLPMQMSYLRSGAFVSAEVAGVEAPCMRRHDHLKTVFMSGFQCYKSQIELACCILGNASVLEQLTVEAIWGDDDYRRICEWAEVTSKRFGKVITVLDAPLNSE, via the exons AtggccggagccggggaagacgacgcagctcctcctcccccttctccaGATCGACAG CAGCCcatggaagaggcggcggcggcggccaagcggAGCCGGTCGGAGAACCACCATGGCCTCGCCGACGGGCCGTCCTTCCGGATGGAGGACCTTCCGGCG TCCCTGGAGCTGCCATTAAGACCACAGGGCATGTTTATGCATCTGAGGCATATGACTTGTAAAATTATCGTCCTTGCTAGAGATGTAAATGACTATAATGGAGTTCTTCAACTGGCCCATTGGTTGGACAGTGCACCGCGACTGGAGACATTGGACTTGCAT CTTCCAATGCAGATGTCCTATCTGAGGTCCGGTGCTTTCGTAAGTGCCGAGGTGGCGGGAGTGGAAGCTCCCTGTATGCGTCGCCATGATCATCTCAAGACGGTCTTCATGAGTGGGTTTCAGTGTTACAAGTCTCAGATTGAGCTGGCGTGCTGTATCCTGGGAAATGCTTCTGTTCTTGAGCAGCTGACAGTAGAAGCAATATGGGGTGATGATGATTACAGGCGGATCTGTGAATGGGCAGAGGTAACCTCGAAGCGCTTTGGTAAGGTGATCACTGTCTTAGATGCCCCCCTTAACAGTGAGTAA
- the LOC123164363 gene encoding F-box/FBD/LRR-repeat protein At1g13570 isoform X2, translating to MAGAGEDDAAPPPPSPDRQPMEEAAAAAKRSRSENHHGLADGPSFRMEDLPAEVQPVIISLLPLKEAVRTSIVSRSWTTLWRFHCDLCFDVDSNTDDNSAHQVNGTGTNDQSTNRYNTKITRAKFMETVNSVIQRHSGIGINKFSISCDLHKEDSHHLDKWIRFAASSKAKIIDFHRKISDYRVEEAPHFPLEALDAQGSSFVQSLSLASVSIKPRSGICRFTILRRLVLSSVQIFGDFPGLLAKCSRLEDLEIKWCSGVDDLIVPHTLDKLQHLLIAGMDVQMVEFHATDLAHFEYKGRVTPIVLHGCLKLEKATIAFEASNVLPHAFNVIPSISPVKILIVRAFISKYGQSLELPLRPQGMFMHLRHMTCKIIVLARDVNDYNGVLQLAHWLDSAPRLETLDLHLPMQMSYLRSGAFVSAEVAGVEAPCMRRHDHLKTVFMSGFQCYKSQIELACCILGNASVLEQLTVEAIWGDDDYRRICEWAEVTSKRFGKVITVLDAPLNSE from the exons AtggccggagccggggaagacgacgcagctcctcctcccccttctccaGATCGACAG CCcatggaagaggcggcggcggcggccaagcggAGCCGGTCGGAGAACCACCATGGCCTCGCCGACGGGCCGTCCTTCCGGATGGAGGACCTTCCGGCG GAGGTTCAGCCGGTTATAATCTCACTGCTCCCACTGAAAGAGGCCGTGAGGACGAGCATTGTTTCAAGAAGTTGGACAACGCTCTGGAGATTCCACTGCGACCTATGTTTTGATGTGGATTCTAACACCGATGACAATTCCGCTCATCAGGTCAATGGCACTGGCACCAATGACCAATCCACTAATCGGTATAATACCAAAATAACACGGGCAAAGTTCATGGAGACTGTAAATTCCGTTATTCAACGGCATAGTGGGATAGGAATCAATAAGTTCAGTATCAGCTGTGACCTGCACAAAGAGGACTCTCATCATCTTGACAAGTGGATTCGGTTTGCCGCTTCATCAAAGGCAAAAATAATAGATTTTCATCGGAAGATATCTGATTACCGAGTTGAAGAAGCTCCCCACTTTCCTCTTGAGGCCTTAGATGCTCAAGGTAGCTCATTTGTGCAGTCCTTGTCTCTCGCCAGTGTTTCTATAAAGCCACGCTCAGGAATATGCCGCTTTACAATACTCAGAAGGCTTGTTTTGAGCTCTGTTCAGATATTTGGAGATTTTCCAGGCTTGCTTGCAAAATGTTCAAGACTTGAGGACTTAGAGATCAAATGGTGTTCTGGTGTGGATGACTTAATCGTACCACACACACTCGATAAACTTCAACATTTGCTGATTGCCGGAATGGACGTCCAGATGGTTGAGTTTCATGCTACTGATCTTGCTCACTTTGAGTACAAAGGCCGAGTAACCCCTATAGTGCTTCATGGTTGCTTAAAACTAGAGAAGGCAACAATTGCGTTTGAGGCCTCTAATGTACTGCCCCATGCATTCAATGTAATTCCAAGCATTTCCCCAGTGAAGATATTAATTGTGCGAGCTTTTATATCAAAATATGGACAG TCCCTGGAGCTGCCATTAAGACCACAGGGCATGTTTATGCATCTGAGGCATATGACTTGTAAAATTATCGTCCTTGCTAGAGATGTAAATGACTATAATGGAGTTCTTCAACTGGCCCATTGGTTGGACAGTGCACCGCGACTGGAGACATTGGACTTGCAT CTTCCAATGCAGATGTCCTATCTGAGGTCCGGTGCTTTCGTAAGTGCCGAGGTGGCGGGAGTGGAAGCTCCCTGTATGCGTCGCCATGATCATCTCAAGACGGTCTTCATGAGTGGGTTTCAGTGTTACAAGTCTCAGATTGAGCTGGCGTGCTGTATCCTGGGAAATGCTTCTGTTCTTGAGCAGCTGACAGTAGAAGCAATATGGGGTGATGATGATTACAGGCGGATCTGTGAATGGGCAGAGGTAACCTCGAAGCGCTTTGGTAAGGTGATCACTGTCTTAGATGCCCCCCTTAACAGTGAGTAA
- the LOC123164363 gene encoding uncharacterized protein isoform X7 codes for MAGAGEDDAAPPPPSPDRQQPMEEAAAAAKRSRSENHHGLADGPSFRMEDLPASLELPLRPQGMFMHLRHMTCKIIVLARDVNDYNGVLQLAHWLDSAPRLETLDLHMSYLRSGAFVSAEVAGVEAPCMRRHDHLKTVFMSGFQCYKSQIELACCILGNASVLEQLTVEAIWGDDDYRRICEWAEVTSKRFGKVITVLDAPLNSE; via the exons AtggccggagccggggaagacgacgcagctcctcctcccccttctccaGATCGACAG CAGCCcatggaagaggcggcggcggcggccaagcggAGCCGGTCGGAGAACCACCATGGCCTCGCCGACGGGCCGTCCTTCCGGATGGAGGACCTTCCGGCG TCCCTGGAGCTGCCATTAAGACCACAGGGCATGTTTATGCATCTGAGGCATATGACTTGTAAAATTATCGTCCTTGCTAGAGATGTAAATGACTATAATGGAGTTCTTCAACTGGCCCATTGGTTGGACAGTGCACCGCGACTGGAGACATTGGACTTGCAT ATGTCCTATCTGAGGTCCGGTGCTTTCGTAAGTGCCGAGGTGGCGGGAGTGGAAGCTCCCTGTATGCGTCGCCATGATCATCTCAAGACGGTCTTCATGAGTGGGTTTCAGTGTTACAAGTCTCAGATTGAGCTGGCGTGCTGTATCCTGGGAAATGCTTCTGTTCTTGAGCAGCTGACAGTAGAAGCAATATGGGGTGATGATGATTACAGGCGGATCTGTGAATGGGCAGAGGTAACCTCGAAGCGCTTTGGTAAGGTGATCACTGTCTTAGATGCCCCCCTTAACAGTGAGTAA
- the LOC123168954 gene encoding thaumatin-like protein 1b, which translates to MGGALLLPLLSLLCFGFLKGARPSTFTVKNNCAYTVWPGILSNAGVAPPSTTGFALSPGESRAVAVADGWSGRMWGRTLCVQSSSSGAGFACATGDCGSGTVECSGRGAAPPATLAEFTLASIGGDDFYDVSLVDGFNLPVLVAPANGSCPTTDCPTDLNAQCPPELRVIVAGATVACRSACEAFGTEAYCCNGAHGTPAACAPTGYSRLFKAACPRAYSYAYDDATSTFTCAGGSAGYGVVFCPAGGSRMKYAEMRPAQKRQIHGLGG; encoded by the exons ATGGGAGGAGCACTTCTTCTCCCTCTGCTCTCTCTGCTCTGCTTCGGCTTCCTCAAAG GAGCAAGGCCTTCGACGTTCACAGTGAAGAACAACTGCGCCTATACTGTGTGGCCGGGCATCCTCTCCAACGCCGGCGTGGCGCCGCCGTCCACCACCGGCTTCGCGCTCTCCCCGGGCGAGTCCCGTGCCGTGGCCGTCGCCGATGGCTGGTCCGGCCGCATGTGGGGCCGCACGCTCTGCGTGCAGAGCTCCTCCTCTGGCGCCGGCTTCGCCTGTGCTACCGGTGACTGCGGCTCTGGCACAGTCGAGTGCTCCGGCCGCGGCGCCGCTCCGCCGGCCACGCTGGCCGAGTTCACGCTCGCTTCCATCGGAGGCGACGACTTCTACGACGTGAGCCTCGTCGACGGCTTCAACCTGCCGGTGCTGGTCGCGCCGGCAAACGGGAGCTGCCCGACCACAGACTGCCCCACCGATCTGAACGCGCAGTGCCCGCCGGAGCTGCGCGTCATCGTGGCCGGCGCGACGGTGGCGTGCCGGAGCGCGTGCGAGGCGTTCGGGACGGAGGCGTACTGCTGCAACGGCGCGCACGGGACGCCGGCGGCGTGCGCGCCCACGGGCTACTCGCGGCTGTTCAAGGCCGCGTGCCCGCGCGCCTACAGCTACGCCTACGACGACGCGACGTCCACGTTCACGTGCGCCGGCGGCAGTGCCGGCTACGGCGTCGTGTTCTGCCCCGCCGGCGGGTCGAG gatgaaatacgcTGAAATGCGACctgcacaaaaaagacaaattcatggtctGGGAGGGTGA
- the LOC123164363 gene encoding F-box/FBD/LRR-repeat protein At2g04230 isoform X4 — protein sequence MAGAGEDDAAPPPPSPDRQPMEEAAAAAKRSRSENHHGLADGPSFRMEDLPAEVQPVIISLLPLKEAVRTSIVSRSWTTLWRFHCDLCFDVDSNTDDNSAHQVNGTGTNDQSTNRYNTKITRAKFMETVNSVIQRHSGIGINKFSISCDLHKEDSHHLDKWIRFAASSKAKIIDFHRKISDYRVEEAPHFPLEALDAQGSSFVQSLSLASVSIKPRSGICRFTILRRLVLSSVQIFGDFPGLLAKCSRLEDLEIKWCSGVDDLIVPHTLDKLQHLLIAGMDVQMVEFHATDLAHFEYKGRVTPIVLHGCLKLEKATIAFEASNVLPHAFNVIPSISPVKILIVRAFISKYGQSLELPLRPQGMFMHLRHMTCKIIVLARDVNDYNGVLQLAHWLDSAPRLETLDLHMSYLRSGAFVSAEVAGVEAPCMRRHDHLKTVFMSGFQCYKSQIELACCILGNASVLEQLTVEAIWGDDDYRRICEWAEVTSKRFGKVITVLDAPLNSE from the exons AtggccggagccggggaagacgacgcagctcctcctcccccttctccaGATCGACAG CCcatggaagaggcggcggcggcggccaagcggAGCCGGTCGGAGAACCACCATGGCCTCGCCGACGGGCCGTCCTTCCGGATGGAGGACCTTCCGGCG GAGGTTCAGCCGGTTATAATCTCACTGCTCCCACTGAAAGAGGCCGTGAGGACGAGCATTGTTTCAAGAAGTTGGACAACGCTCTGGAGATTCCACTGCGACCTATGTTTTGATGTGGATTCTAACACCGATGACAATTCCGCTCATCAGGTCAATGGCACTGGCACCAATGACCAATCCACTAATCGGTATAATACCAAAATAACACGGGCAAAGTTCATGGAGACTGTAAATTCCGTTATTCAACGGCATAGTGGGATAGGAATCAATAAGTTCAGTATCAGCTGTGACCTGCACAAAGAGGACTCTCATCATCTTGACAAGTGGATTCGGTTTGCCGCTTCATCAAAGGCAAAAATAATAGATTTTCATCGGAAGATATCTGATTACCGAGTTGAAGAAGCTCCCCACTTTCCTCTTGAGGCCTTAGATGCTCAAGGTAGCTCATTTGTGCAGTCCTTGTCTCTCGCCAGTGTTTCTATAAAGCCACGCTCAGGAATATGCCGCTTTACAATACTCAGAAGGCTTGTTTTGAGCTCTGTTCAGATATTTGGAGATTTTCCAGGCTTGCTTGCAAAATGTTCAAGACTTGAGGACTTAGAGATCAAATGGTGTTCTGGTGTGGATGACTTAATCGTACCACACACACTCGATAAACTTCAACATTTGCTGATTGCCGGAATGGACGTCCAGATGGTTGAGTTTCATGCTACTGATCTTGCTCACTTTGAGTACAAAGGCCGAGTAACCCCTATAGTGCTTCATGGTTGCTTAAAACTAGAGAAGGCAACAATTGCGTTTGAGGCCTCTAATGTACTGCCCCATGCATTCAATGTAATTCCAAGCATTTCCCCAGTGAAGATATTAATTGTGCGAGCTTTTATATCAAAATATGGACAG TCCCTGGAGCTGCCATTAAGACCACAGGGCATGTTTATGCATCTGAGGCATATGACTTGTAAAATTATCGTCCTTGCTAGAGATGTAAATGACTATAATGGAGTTCTTCAACTGGCCCATTGGTTGGACAGTGCACCGCGACTGGAGACATTGGACTTGCAT ATGTCCTATCTGAGGTCCGGTGCTTTCGTAAGTGCCGAGGTGGCGGGAGTGGAAGCTCCCTGTATGCGTCGCCATGATCATCTCAAGACGGTCTTCATGAGTGGGTTTCAGTGTTACAAGTCTCAGATTGAGCTGGCGTGCTGTATCCTGGGAAATGCTTCTGTTCTTGAGCAGCTGACAGTAGAAGCAATATGGGGTGATGATGATTACAGGCGGATCTGTGAATGGGCAGAGGTAACCTCGAAGCGCTTTGGTAAGGTGATCACTGTCTTAGATGCCCCCCTTAACAGTGAGTAA
- the LOC123164363 gene encoding F-box/FBD/LRR-repeat protein At2g04230 isoform X3 encodes MAGAGEDDAAPPPPSPDRQQPMEEAAAAAKRSRSENHHGLADGPSFRMEDLPAEVQPVIISLLPLKEAVRTSIVSRSWTTLWRFHCDLCFDVDSNTDDNSAHQVNGTGTNDQSTNRYNTKITRAKFMETVNSVIQRHSGIGINKFSISCDLHKEDSHHLDKWIRFAASSKAKIIDFHRKISDYRVEEAPHFPLEALDAQGSSFVQSLSLASVSIKPRSGICRFTILRRLVLSSVQIFGDFPGLLAKCSRLEDLEIKWCSGVDDLIVPHTLDKLQHLLIAGMDVQMVEFHATDLAHFEYKGRVTPIVLHGCLKLEKATIAFEASNVLPHAFNVIPSISPVKILIVRAFISKYGQSLELPLRPQGMFMHLRHMTCKIIVLARDVNDYNGVLQLAHWLDSAPRLETLDLHMSYLRSGAFVSAEVAGVEAPCMRRHDHLKTVFMSGFQCYKSQIELACCILGNASVLEQLTVEAIWGDDDYRRICEWAEVTSKRFGKVITVLDAPLNSE; translated from the exons AtggccggagccggggaagacgacgcagctcctcctcccccttctccaGATCGACAG CAGCCcatggaagaggcggcggcggcggccaagcggAGCCGGTCGGAGAACCACCATGGCCTCGCCGACGGGCCGTCCTTCCGGATGGAGGACCTTCCGGCG GAGGTTCAGCCGGTTATAATCTCACTGCTCCCACTGAAAGAGGCCGTGAGGACGAGCATTGTTTCAAGAAGTTGGACAACGCTCTGGAGATTCCACTGCGACCTATGTTTTGATGTGGATTCTAACACCGATGACAATTCCGCTCATCAGGTCAATGGCACTGGCACCAATGACCAATCCACTAATCGGTATAATACCAAAATAACACGGGCAAAGTTCATGGAGACTGTAAATTCCGTTATTCAACGGCATAGTGGGATAGGAATCAATAAGTTCAGTATCAGCTGTGACCTGCACAAAGAGGACTCTCATCATCTTGACAAGTGGATTCGGTTTGCCGCTTCATCAAAGGCAAAAATAATAGATTTTCATCGGAAGATATCTGATTACCGAGTTGAAGAAGCTCCCCACTTTCCTCTTGAGGCCTTAGATGCTCAAGGTAGCTCATTTGTGCAGTCCTTGTCTCTCGCCAGTGTTTCTATAAAGCCACGCTCAGGAATATGCCGCTTTACAATACTCAGAAGGCTTGTTTTGAGCTCTGTTCAGATATTTGGAGATTTTCCAGGCTTGCTTGCAAAATGTTCAAGACTTGAGGACTTAGAGATCAAATGGTGTTCTGGTGTGGATGACTTAATCGTACCACACACACTCGATAAACTTCAACATTTGCTGATTGCCGGAATGGACGTCCAGATGGTTGAGTTTCATGCTACTGATCTTGCTCACTTTGAGTACAAAGGCCGAGTAACCCCTATAGTGCTTCATGGTTGCTTAAAACTAGAGAAGGCAACAATTGCGTTTGAGGCCTCTAATGTACTGCCCCATGCATTCAATGTAATTCCAAGCATTTCCCCAGTGAAGATATTAATTGTGCGAGCTTTTATATCAAAATATGGACAG TCCCTGGAGCTGCCATTAAGACCACAGGGCATGTTTATGCATCTGAGGCATATGACTTGTAAAATTATCGTCCTTGCTAGAGATGTAAATGACTATAATGGAGTTCTTCAACTGGCCCATTGGTTGGACAGTGCACCGCGACTGGAGACATTGGACTTGCAT ATGTCCTATCTGAGGTCCGGTGCTTTCGTAAGTGCCGAGGTGGCGGGAGTGGAAGCTCCCTGTATGCGTCGCCATGATCATCTCAAGACGGTCTTCATGAGTGGGTTTCAGTGTTACAAGTCTCAGATTGAGCTGGCGTGCTGTATCCTGGGAAATGCTTCTGTTCTTGAGCAGCTGACAGTAGAAGCAATATGGGGTGATGATGATTACAGGCGGATCTGTGAATGGGCAGAGGTAACCTCGAAGCGCTTTGGTAAGGTGATCACTGTCTTAGATGCCCCCCTTAACAGTGAGTAA
- the LOC123164363 gene encoding F-box/FBD/LRR-repeat protein At1g13570 isoform X1 yields the protein MAGAGEDDAAPPPPSPDRQQPMEEAAAAAKRSRSENHHGLADGPSFRMEDLPAEVQPVIISLLPLKEAVRTSIVSRSWTTLWRFHCDLCFDVDSNTDDNSAHQVNGTGTNDQSTNRYNTKITRAKFMETVNSVIQRHSGIGINKFSISCDLHKEDSHHLDKWIRFAASSKAKIIDFHRKISDYRVEEAPHFPLEALDAQGSSFVQSLSLASVSIKPRSGICRFTILRRLVLSSVQIFGDFPGLLAKCSRLEDLEIKWCSGVDDLIVPHTLDKLQHLLIAGMDVQMVEFHATDLAHFEYKGRVTPIVLHGCLKLEKATIAFEASNVLPHAFNVIPSISPVKILIVRAFISKYGQSLELPLRPQGMFMHLRHMTCKIIVLARDVNDYNGVLQLAHWLDSAPRLETLDLHLPMQMSYLRSGAFVSAEVAGVEAPCMRRHDHLKTVFMSGFQCYKSQIELACCILGNASVLEQLTVEAIWGDDDYRRICEWAEVTSKRFGKVITVLDAPLNSE from the exons AtggccggagccggggaagacgacgcagctcctcctcccccttctccaGATCGACAG CAGCCcatggaagaggcggcggcggcggccaagcggAGCCGGTCGGAGAACCACCATGGCCTCGCCGACGGGCCGTCCTTCCGGATGGAGGACCTTCCGGCG GAGGTTCAGCCGGTTATAATCTCACTGCTCCCACTGAAAGAGGCCGTGAGGACGAGCATTGTTTCAAGAAGTTGGACAACGCTCTGGAGATTCCACTGCGACCTATGTTTTGATGTGGATTCTAACACCGATGACAATTCCGCTCATCAGGTCAATGGCACTGGCACCAATGACCAATCCACTAATCGGTATAATACCAAAATAACACGGGCAAAGTTCATGGAGACTGTAAATTCCGTTATTCAACGGCATAGTGGGATAGGAATCAATAAGTTCAGTATCAGCTGTGACCTGCACAAAGAGGACTCTCATCATCTTGACAAGTGGATTCGGTTTGCCGCTTCATCAAAGGCAAAAATAATAGATTTTCATCGGAAGATATCTGATTACCGAGTTGAAGAAGCTCCCCACTTTCCTCTTGAGGCCTTAGATGCTCAAGGTAGCTCATTTGTGCAGTCCTTGTCTCTCGCCAGTGTTTCTATAAAGCCACGCTCAGGAATATGCCGCTTTACAATACTCAGAAGGCTTGTTTTGAGCTCTGTTCAGATATTTGGAGATTTTCCAGGCTTGCTTGCAAAATGTTCAAGACTTGAGGACTTAGAGATCAAATGGTGTTCTGGTGTGGATGACTTAATCGTACCACACACACTCGATAAACTTCAACATTTGCTGATTGCCGGAATGGACGTCCAGATGGTTGAGTTTCATGCTACTGATCTTGCTCACTTTGAGTACAAAGGCCGAGTAACCCCTATAGTGCTTCATGGTTGCTTAAAACTAGAGAAGGCAACAATTGCGTTTGAGGCCTCTAATGTACTGCCCCATGCATTCAATGTAATTCCAAGCATTTCCCCAGTGAAGATATTAATTGTGCGAGCTTTTATATCAAAATATGGACAG TCCCTGGAGCTGCCATTAAGACCACAGGGCATGTTTATGCATCTGAGGCATATGACTTGTAAAATTATCGTCCTTGCTAGAGATGTAAATGACTATAATGGAGTTCTTCAACTGGCCCATTGGTTGGACAGTGCACCGCGACTGGAGACATTGGACTTGCAT CTTCCAATGCAGATGTCCTATCTGAGGTCCGGTGCTTTCGTAAGTGCCGAGGTGGCGGGAGTGGAAGCTCCCTGTATGCGTCGCCATGATCATCTCAAGACGGTCTTCATGAGTGGGTTTCAGTGTTACAAGTCTCAGATTGAGCTGGCGTGCTGTATCCTGGGAAATGCTTCTGTTCTTGAGCAGCTGACAGTAGAAGCAATATGGGGTGATGATGATTACAGGCGGATCTGTGAATGGGCAGAGGTAACCTCGAAGCGCTTTGGTAAGGTGATCACTGTCTTAGATGCCCCCCTTAACAGTGAGTAA
- the LOC123164363 gene encoding uncharacterized protein isoform X6 gives MAGAGEDDAAPPPPSPDRQPMEEAAAAAKRSRSENHHGLADGPSFRMEDLPASLELPLRPQGMFMHLRHMTCKIIVLARDVNDYNGVLQLAHWLDSAPRLETLDLHLPMQMSYLRSGAFVSAEVAGVEAPCMRRHDHLKTVFMSGFQCYKSQIELACCILGNASVLEQLTVEAIWGDDDYRRICEWAEVTSKRFGKVITVLDAPLNSE, from the exons AtggccggagccggggaagacgacgcagctcctcctcccccttctccaGATCGACAG CCcatggaagaggcggcggcggcggccaagcggAGCCGGTCGGAGAACCACCATGGCCTCGCCGACGGGCCGTCCTTCCGGATGGAGGACCTTCCGGCG TCCCTGGAGCTGCCATTAAGACCACAGGGCATGTTTATGCATCTGAGGCATATGACTTGTAAAATTATCGTCCTTGCTAGAGATGTAAATGACTATAATGGAGTTCTTCAACTGGCCCATTGGTTGGACAGTGCACCGCGACTGGAGACATTGGACTTGCAT CTTCCAATGCAGATGTCCTATCTGAGGTCCGGTGCTTTCGTAAGTGCCGAGGTGGCGGGAGTGGAAGCTCCCTGTATGCGTCGCCATGATCATCTCAAGACGGTCTTCATGAGTGGGTTTCAGTGTTACAAGTCTCAGATTGAGCTGGCGTGCTGTATCCTGGGAAATGCTTCTGTTCTTGAGCAGCTGACAGTAGAAGCAATATGGGGTGATGATGATTACAGGCGGATCTGTGAATGGGCAGAGGTAACCTCGAAGCGCTTTGGTAAGGTGATCACTGTCTTAGATGCCCCCCTTAACAGTGAGTAA